One genomic region from Bacillus aquiflavi encodes:
- the brxC gene encoding BREX system P-loop protein BrxC, with amino-acid sequence MLLKEMFLKDIERDIRGVIKVAQTSDADIYQELDEYVVTQELHKHFSKFYENYLKGVQGNTDKMGVWISGFFGSGKSHFLKILAYLLENRAVQGKKPVAFFEEKIKDALVYANMKRTADVDTEVILFNIDSKSSLDNKSKKDAILRVFMKVFYEHRGYYGDIPGVAEMEKYLDKQGIYETFKTEFHALAGESWEERRNSFYFDADYVIGALVKATNMTEESARNWFESGVNNFEISIEKFAKDVKEYIDSKGPNFHLVFLVDEIGQYIGDNRNLMLNLQTLTEDLGTYAQGKVWIMVTSQESIDSIIKVKGDDFSRIQGRFDTRLSLSSISVDEVIKKRILEKYPHVLDKLRADYPNKSAILKNLISFKESTADLRGYEDDMEFAEVYPFVPYQFKLLQNVFEQVRKHGSSGKHLSEGERSMLSAFKEAGLQYKDAEEGSLIPFYAFYDTIKEFLNPSISRVIEGASMNPALKDDPFNIDLLKVLFMIKYIKELPANIDNIATLMVTHIDEDKLELKEKIKVALRKLMSQTLIGKNGDNYLFLTDDEQDINREIKQLNVDENLVKRELAQYIFNDLYEEKRFTYSKQYSFSYNQVMDEKPYGNQTSNIGIQILSPLSDHYAKSDQELMMMSSGNGETILKLGGNEAYVEEMEEALRIEEYRKKKNITQLPENIQNILNNKQAEARERRRRVRELLEEAIKDGAFFVNGDKMDIKGSSVKEKINTAFKHLVDNVYTKLGYVKDHLENERELISMLASDEQQISFDEQMIQSPNALAKSEVYEYIDLQEQLNKQVRVKLVYDRFVDKPYGWKQLDIAGLLAQLLKEQRIRIRYNSEYLEPEIDTNKLLTVFGKTTEADKGIITKRVKVDEALLRTARRICKEVFNTTDLADDEDGLAKDIRSLIAKQVDEINSFKARYEGRRYPGLSLLNKGLEYFGEFNKQLDNASFFLKLKEMEDDLADWEEDIVYVKSFFGSNQKDIFDRGLAGLVKYEENKSYLSGDEIEKAMHQLRNIVEDPIPYKNIKDIPDLLHELEQQIEAVLVEKIANANEKLQADYNELVLQATQYGVSNETKQRVEQYYQGLKGSLEQFTDIFKVDATISQSNSYKEKTLKEIRQEIIEWQRKKAEEQKKIAGTVVEPPIEPVVQKQTVKVKELVTVKTLSTEEEVDLYINTLSHKLKQIIKANKQIEFIE; translated from the coding sequence ATGCTACTTAAAGAGATGTTTTTAAAAGATATTGAACGTGATATTCGTGGGGTTATTAAAGTTGCCCAAACAAGCGATGCGGATATTTATCAAGAATTAGACGAGTATGTTGTCACACAGGAATTACATAAACATTTTTCTAAGTTCTATGAAAACTATTTAAAAGGAGTCCAAGGTAATACGGATAAGATGGGGGTCTGGATCAGCGGATTCTTCGGTTCAGGTAAATCGCACTTCCTTAAAATCCTTGCGTACCTTTTAGAAAACAGAGCAGTGCAAGGAAAGAAGCCTGTTGCTTTCTTTGAAGAAAAAATAAAAGACGCCCTTGTGTATGCCAATATGAAGCGAACAGCAGACGTCGATACAGAAGTCATCCTATTTAACATTGATTCCAAAAGTTCATTAGATAACAAATCAAAAAAAGATGCCATTTTACGTGTGTTCATGAAGGTATTTTACGAGCATCGTGGCTACTACGGCGATATTCCTGGTGTTGCTGAGATGGAAAAGTATTTAGATAAGCAGGGAATTTACGAAACATTTAAAACCGAATTCCATGCTCTTGCAGGTGAATCATGGGAAGAACGCCGAAATAGCTTCTATTTTGATGCAGATTATGTTATTGGAGCATTAGTAAAAGCGACAAATATGACAGAAGAATCTGCACGTAATTGGTTTGAAAGTGGAGTTAATAATTTTGAAATTAGCATTGAGAAATTCGCAAAAGATGTAAAGGAATACATTGATAGTAAAGGTCCAAATTTTCATCTGGTGTTTTTAGTTGACGAGATTGGACAGTACATTGGGGATAACCGTAACTTGATGCTGAACTTACAAACATTAACGGAAGATTTAGGGACATATGCACAAGGTAAAGTATGGATTATGGTCACTTCTCAAGAAAGTATTGACTCAATTATTAAAGTCAAAGGGGATGACTTTTCACGTATCCAAGGTCGTTTTGACACACGATTATCCCTATCATCTATCTCGGTTGATGAAGTTATTAAAAAGCGTATTTTAGAAAAATATCCACATGTGTTGGACAAGTTAAGAGCCGATTATCCGAATAAAAGTGCTATCTTGAAAAATTTAATTAGCTTTAAAGAAAGTACAGCAGATCTTCGTGGTTATGAAGATGATATGGAATTTGCCGAAGTGTATCCGTTCGTACCGTATCAATTTAAGCTACTACAAAACGTGTTCGAACAAGTACGAAAGCATGGTTCTTCTGGAAAGCACTTATCTGAAGGGGAACGTTCGATGTTATCCGCATTTAAGGAAGCGGGACTTCAATATAAGGATGCAGAAGAAGGTTCTCTCATTCCGTTCTATGCATTTTACGATACGATCAAAGAATTTTTAAATCCTTCTATTTCAAGGGTAATCGAAGGGGCAAGCATGAATCCTGCTTTAAAAGATGATCCGTTTAACATTGATTTGTTAAAAGTGCTGTTCATGATCAAGTACATTAAAGAACTTCCAGCAAACATTGATAATATCGCTACTCTTATGGTCACACATATTGACGAAGATAAATTGGAGTTAAAAGAAAAAATCAAAGTGGCACTACGGAAGTTAATGTCACAAACATTGATCGGAAAGAACGGGGACAACTACCTATTCTTAACTGACGATGAACAAGATATTAACCGAGAAATCAAGCAGTTGAATGTTGATGAAAATTTGGTAAAACGTGAATTAGCCCAATATATCTTTAATGACCTATACGAAGAAAAACGTTTCACTTATTCAAAACAATATTCTTTCTCTTACAATCAAGTAATGGATGAAAAGCCTTATGGCAATCAAACGTCAAACATCGGCATTCAAATCTTGTCACCACTATCAGACCATTATGCTAAGTCTGACCAAGAGTTAATGATGATGTCATCAGGCAATGGGGAAACGATATTGAAACTGGGTGGCAACGAAGCGTATGTTGAGGAAATGGAAGAAGCGTTACGTATTGAAGAATATCGCAAGAAAAAGAACATCACACAATTACCTGAAAACATCCAAAATATATTAAATAACAAACAAGCTGAAGCACGTGAAAGAAGACGACGAGTGCGAGAATTGTTAGAAGAAGCGATCAAAGACGGTGCATTCTTCGTTAACGGCGACAAAATGGATATTAAAGGCTCTTCCGTAAAAGAAAAAATAAATACGGCATTTAAGCATTTAGTCGATAACGTCTACACGAAATTAGGCTATGTGAAAGATCATTTGGAAAATGAACGAGAACTCATTTCTATGTTAGCTTCGGATGAGCAACAAATTTCCTTTGACGAACAAATGATTCAAAGTCCGAATGCCCTTGCGAAAAGTGAAGTTTATGAATATATCGACTTGCAGGAGCAATTGAACAAACAAGTCCGAGTGAAACTTGTGTATGATCGTTTTGTAGACAAACCTTATGGCTGGAAACAGCTTGATATAGCAGGTCTCCTTGCACAATTGCTAAAAGAGCAACGCATTCGCATTCGTTATAATTCGGAGTATTTAGAGCCAGAAATCGACACAAACAAATTATTGACGGTTTTCGGAAAAACAACAGAAGCGGATAAAGGGATCATTACAAAACGAGTGAAAGTGGATGAAGCCCTTCTTCGTACTGCGAGAAGAATTTGCAAAGAAGTATTTAATACAACGGATTTAGCAGATGATGAAGACGGTCTGGCGAAGGATATTCGTTCGCTTATTGCCAAGCAAGTAGATGAAATCAACTCGTTCAAAGCACGTTATGAAGGACGAAGATATCCTGGTTTAAGTCTTTTAAACAAAGGGTTAGAATACTTTGGAGAATTTAACAAACAGCTTGATAACGCATCTTTCTTCTTAAAACTAAAAGAAATGGAAGATGACTTAGCTGACTGGGAAGAAGACATTGTGTATGTAAAGAGCTTCTTCGGATCGAATCAAAAGGATATTTTTGATCGAGGATTAGCAGGACTTGTAAAGTACGAAGAAAATAAATCGTACTTATCAGGTGACGAAATAGAAAAAGCAATGCATCAACTACGTAATATTGTGGAAGATCCAATTCCTTATAAAAACATTAAAGACATCCCTGATTTACTTCACGAATTAGAGCAACAAATAGAGGCTGTATTAGTAGAGAAAATAGCAAATGCCAATGAAAAACTACAAGCCGATTATAATGAATTAGTTCTACAGGCTACGCAGTATGGTGTTTCAAATGAAACGAAACAACGAGTGGAACAATACTATCAAGGATTAAAAGGAAGCCTTGAGCAGTTTACGGATATTTTTAAAGTGGATGCAACAATTTCGCAAAGTAACAGTTATAAAGAAAAGACACTGAAAGAAATACGACAAGAAATTATTGAATGGCAACGAAAAAAAGCGGAAGAACAAAAGAAAATTGCAGGCACAGTTGTAGAGCCACCAATTGAACCAGTAGTTCAAAAACAGACGGTGAAAGTAAAAGAACTTGTGACGGTGAAAACATTGTCAACAGAAGAAGAGGTCGATTTATACATCAATACGCTTTCCCACAAGCTAAAGCAAATCATTAAAGCAAATAAACAGATTGAGTTTATTGAATAA
- a CDS encoding DUF1788 domain-containing protein, with protein sequence MTNINARLDKIIPKIREDKFIEGRGLGNEISFYVFDYEPEHELKVRDYVKHIKKEFSYEGTNRRIIEFDLYKMLIEITKEKRIFDRIFEMEKRQGKDALFKAMTTFAKPDVFLQKIKEQIEDHNVVLLTGVGKVYPFVRSHNILNNLQEVLDKTPVIMFFPGQYDGQSLQLFSKIKDDNYYRAFRLVD encoded by the coding sequence ATGACAAACATCAATGCCAGACTGGATAAAATTATTCCTAAAATAAGAGAGGACAAGTTCATTGAAGGAAGAGGACTTGGCAATGAAATAAGCTTCTATGTTTTTGACTATGAACCTGAACATGAATTAAAAGTCAGAGATTATGTGAAGCACATAAAAAAAGAATTTTCTTATGAAGGTACGAACAGACGAATAATTGAGTTTGATCTATACAAAATGCTCATTGAAATAACAAAAGAAAAGAGAATTTTTGATCGGATATTTGAGATGGAGAAAAGGCAAGGAAAAGATGCACTGTTCAAAGCAATGACAACCTTTGCAAAGCCAGATGTTTTTCTGCAAAAAATTAAGGAGCAGATTGAAGACCATAATGTTGTCCTCTTGACAGGAGTAGGGAAAGTATACCCGTTCGTACGGTCACACAATATTTTGAATAACCTTCAAGAGGTATTGGATAAAACACCCGTCATCATGTTTTTTCCAGGTCAATATGACGGTCAATCACTTCAATTATTTAGCAAAATTAAAGACGATAACTACTATCGTGCATTCCGCTTAGTAGATTAA
- a CDS encoding DUF1819 family protein, with protein MTIDLEYSSSLNGASSLLFELKQVVKLKRMGLTSPEIRAKVIEENLFQFENMGRINRTLPSIMRRLEVIDPVLTDLMLEGSIEMSKVINLYAIMKTDLLFFEFMNEVISEKFRHNDYLIEKKDMNVFFTAKAEQSEKVASWSAINTEKLKRAYMQVLYESGILKERRGNELDRLIIDQQLREHLIHIGDAQYVHAMGE; from the coding sequence ATGACGATAGATTTAGAATATTCTTCAAGTTTAAATGGTGCGTCCTCTTTATTATTTGAACTGAAACAGGTTGTAAAATTAAAGCGAATGGGTTTAACATCACCAGAAATAAGAGCAAAAGTGATTGAAGAAAACCTTTTCCAATTTGAGAATATGGGAAGAATTAATCGGACATTACCCTCCATTATGAGGAGATTGGAAGTAATAGACCCTGTATTAACAGATCTTATGTTAGAGGGTTCAATTGAAATGAGTAAAGTGATTAATTTGTACGCCATTATGAAAACAGATTTACTGTTCTTTGAATTTATGAACGAAGTCATAAGCGAGAAATTTCGTCATAATGATTACCTCATTGAGAAAAAAGATATGAACGTATTTTTCACTGCAAAAGCTGAACAAAGTGAAAAGGTTGCAAGTTGGAGTGCCATTAATACGGAAAAATTGAAACGGGCATATATGCAAGTGCTTTATGAAAGCGGGATATTGAAGGAACGACGTGGTAACGAGTTAGATCGCCTTATCATTGATCAGCAATTAAGAGAGCATCTAATCCATATTGGTGATGCACAGTATGTCCATGCGATGGGAGAGTAG
- a CDS encoding TIGR04540 family protein has product MEVRLFYRTQRDLATALNQLVDAYWQEEIKEDELIDGIKSMYEHNQEKLIKNNEFTKVIQQQSGKRRLAVVGKILEKEIG; this is encoded by the coding sequence GTGGAAGTAAGACTTTTTTATCGTACACAGCGAGATTTAGCAACTGCGTTAAATCAATTGGTTGATGCGTACTGGCAAGAAGAAATAAAAGAAGATGAGCTGATTGATGGCATTAAAAGTATGTATGAACATAATCAAGAGAAGCTGATAAAGAATAATGAATTTACGAAAGTAATTCAACAGCAAAGTGGAAAAAGACGATTAGCTGTAGTAGGAAAAATTTTAGAAAAAGAAATAGGTTAA
- a CDS encoding DUF4268 domain-containing protein, which yields MVDFYALTISEEALKELHSLNQLYKLDVYNKMPVLNDIDNLLQVEYKLINLHKTHCGSVSIEPPTYDFSRSDDVKKMLLSVLNKRMPYYLNFHYRKKANLHDHVLTVGSGRSNISYRTSVKNAKSLAFVELYFDSSREDDYEEFTKMEQTIRQKVHPQIQFKNRRIGVYFQPLETYEETFEKIAEIFEQFIQFFSPYTYGREEIRIVDKKAGDKIIVDLMFFPEQMYPEEPYESEDSYRIKMEELSEMMCRH from the coding sequence TTGGTAGACTTCTACGCACTGACCATTTCTGAAGAAGCATTGAAAGAACTGCATAGTTTAAATCAACTGTATAAACTTGATGTATATAACAAGATGCCCGTTTTAAATGACATAGACAATCTTTTGCAGGTGGAATATAAACTGATAAATTTACACAAAACCCATTGCGGAAGCGTATCAATTGAACCTCCAACTTATGATTTCTCCAGATCAGATGATGTTAAGAAAATGCTTTTGTCCGTACTGAATAAGAGGATGCCGTATTACTTAAATTTCCACTATCGGAAAAAAGCAAATCTCCATGATCATGTGCTGACGGTCGGTTCAGGTCGGAGCAATATCTCTTATCGCACTTCAGTCAAAAATGCAAAATCATTAGCATTTGTAGAGCTGTATTTTGATTCATCGAGAGAAGATGATTATGAGGAATTTACGAAGATGGAACAAACCATTCGTCAGAAAGTGCATCCGCAAATTCAGTTTAAAAATCGGAGAATCGGTGTTTATTTTCAACCATTGGAAACGTATGAGGAAACGTTTGAAAAAATTGCTGAGATATTTGAGCAATTTATACAATTCTTTAGTCCATACACTTATGGAAGGGAAGAAATAAGAATTGTAGATAAAAAAGCAGGTGATAAAATAATTGTGGATTTAATGTTTTTCCCTGAACAAATGTACCCAGAAGAACCATATGAATCGGAAGATAGCTATCGTATTAAGATGGAAGAACTGAGCGAAATGATGTGTAGACACTAA
- the rlmH gene encoding 23S rRNA (pseudouridine(1915)-N(3))-methyltransferase RlmH — translation MNISIISVGKIKEKYLKLGMEEYKKRLSAYAKVDIIEVPDEKAPENLSKTEMEQVKKKEGDRILAKIDQDSYIIALAIDGKMKSSEQLADSLDKLATYGKSKLTFVIGGSLGLSNDVLKQADEKLSFSKMTFPHQLMRLILLEQIYRAFRIMRGEPYHK, via the coding sequence ATGAACATCTCAATCATCTCAGTTGGGAAAATAAAAGAAAAGTACTTAAAGCTTGGAATGGAAGAATATAAAAAAAGGCTTTCAGCCTATGCAAAGGTAGATATAATCGAAGTACCTGATGAAAAAGCCCCAGAAAACTTAAGTAAAACCGAAATGGAACAAGTAAAGAAAAAAGAAGGCGACCGCATCCTAGCCAAAATCGATCAAGATTCATATATAATCGCCTTAGCGATAGACGGGAAAATGAAATCTTCCGAACAACTAGCAGACAGCCTAGACAAACTCGCGACATACGGCAAAAGCAAACTCACCTTCGTCATCGGCGGATCACTAGGACTAAGCAACGACGTCCTCAAACAAGCCGACGAAAAACTATCTTTTTCAAAAATGACCTTCCCCCACCAGCTCATGCGACTCATCCTCCTCGAACAAATCTACCGTGCATTTCGGATTATGAGGGGGGAACCGTATCATAAATAG
- a CDS encoding CxxH/CxxC protein, producing the protein MIYCCEEHIELALDIIVDEYETAPKMTKLSEEEKLSTGCEYCKNQAIYLVGNE; encoded by the coding sequence ATGATTTACTGCTGTGAAGAACATATAGAACTAGCGTTAGATATAATTGTCGATGAATACGAAACAGCTCCGAAAATGACAAAACTCTCTGAAGAAGAAAAGTTATCAACAGGGTGTGAATATTGTAAAAACCAGGCTATATATCTTGTAGGGAACGAATGA
- a CDS encoding S1C family serine protease, translating to MGYYDQNDENRYKVQKGNRGGYFLVGIVGALLGAILVVVAISNFDILPYDVKPNENLQAADERADQRKNQGNQKTIAVNVVSEITKAVDKAGDAVVGITNIQSVGFWNERDAQQQAGTGSGVIYKKEGDKAYIVTNHHVVEGASEIEVTLTDGTKEPATLKGSDIWTDLAVLEINGKAVQKVAEFGDSDTLKTGEPVIAIGNPLGAMFSGSVTQGIISGLERTIPVDINQDGIVDWHAEVLQTDAAINPGNSGGALVNLDGQVIGINSMKIAQQAVEGIGLSIPINYALPVIEDLEQHGEVKRPYMGIELESVNNIPGYYQQEGLKLPKDINSGVAIMKVVPNSPASKAGLKEFDVIVELDGEKVEDVIDLRKHLYNRKQVGDKMSVKFYRSGELKETTMQLSGESF from the coding sequence GTGGGTTATTATGATCAAAATGACGAAAATCGTTATAAGGTTCAAAAGGGAAATCGAGGAGGCTATTTTCTTGTCGGAATAGTTGGTGCATTACTCGGTGCGATCTTAGTCGTTGTCGCTATTTCAAACTTTGATATTTTACCGTATGATGTGAAACCAAATGAAAATTTACAAGCAGCTGATGAAAGGGCTGACCAACGAAAAAATCAAGGGAATCAAAAAACAATCGCTGTAAATGTTGTCTCTGAAATTACGAAGGCTGTTGATAAAGCCGGAGATGCTGTCGTAGGGATTACTAATATTCAATCGGTTGGATTTTGGAACGAACGTGACGCACAACAACAGGCTGGCACAGGCTCAGGGGTTATTTACAAAAAAGAAGGAGATAAAGCTTATATCGTCACAAACCACCATGTGGTTGAAGGGGCAAGCGAGATTGAAGTGACGTTAACTGATGGGACGAAGGAGCCAGCAACGCTTAAAGGCAGCGATATTTGGACAGACTTAGCCGTCCTTGAGATTAATGGAAAAGCAGTTCAAAAGGTCGCAGAGTTTGGCGATTCCGACACGCTGAAAACTGGAGAGCCGGTCATAGCGATAGGAAATCCTCTTGGAGCGATGTTTTCCGGTTCAGTTACCCAAGGAATTATCTCTGGTCTAGAGCGGACAATCCCTGTCGATATTAATCAAGATGGTATCGTAGACTGGCATGCGGAAGTTTTACAAACAGATGCAGCTATTAACCCTGGTAACAGCGGTGGAGCTCTCGTTAACCTTGATGGTCAAGTGATCGGGATTAACTCAATGAAAATTGCACAGCAAGCTGTTGAAGGAATCGGCTTATCTATTCCAATTAATTACGCACTACCAGTTATTGAAGATCTAGAGCAACATGGAGAAGTAAAGCGTCCATATATGGGAATCGAATTAGAATCAGTAAACAATATTCCTGGATATTATCAACAGGAAGGATTAAAGCTTCCGAAAGACATCAACTCTGGAGTTGCGATTATGAAAGTTGTGCCAAATTCACCTGCCTCTAAAGCAGGCTTAAAGGAATTTGATGTTATTGTTGAGTTAGATGGCGAGAAAGTAGAAGACGTGATCGACTTACGGAAACATCTTTACAATCGCAAGCAAGTTGGAGATAAAATGTCAGTGAAGTTTTATCGAAGCGGCGAGCTAAAAGAAACAACGATGCAGTTAAGCGGAGAAAGCTTCTAG
- a CDS encoding MBL fold metallo-hydrolase: protein MSLHFSVLASGSTGNAIYVETDKHSFLVDAGLSGKKIDGLFQQIDRDPKKLSGILVTHEHSDHVKGIGIVARKYRLPIYANEKTWKAMEGAIGEIPLEQKFIFGMETVQSFGALNIESFGVSHDAAEPMFYTFHYNEKKLVIITDTGYVSDRMKGTISNADTYVFESNHDVQMLRMGRYPWSIKRRILSDVGHVSNEDAAIAMSEVIGDRTKRIYLAHLSQDNNMKELARMSVSQTLKSQGIVVGEQVNLYDTDPLIPTSLTAV, encoded by the coding sequence TTGTCTTTGCATTTTAGTGTTCTCGCAAGCGGAAGTACCGGGAACGCCATTTACGTAGAAACAGATAAGCATTCGTTTTTAGTTGATGCTGGATTAAGCGGCAAGAAAATCGATGGATTATTCCAACAAATTGATCGTGATCCTAAAAAGTTATCAGGTATTTTAGTCACTCATGAACATAGTGATCATGTGAAAGGGATCGGAATTGTAGCAAGAAAATATCGCCTGCCCATTTATGCTAATGAAAAAACATGGAAGGCAATGGAAGGCGCAATCGGTGAAATTCCGTTAGAGCAAAAGTTCATTTTTGGGATGGAAACAGTTCAATCATTTGGAGCACTTAACATTGAGTCATTTGGCGTCTCACATGATGCTGCTGAGCCAATGTTTTATACCTTTCATTATAATGAGAAAAAGCTTGTGATTATTACTGATACCGGTTATGTAAGCGATCGGATGAAAGGCACAATTTCTAATGCAGATACATATGTATTCGAAAGTAATCATGATGTACAAATGTTACGTATGGGCCGATATCCATGGAGTATAAAACGGCGTATTTTAAGTGATGTCGGCCATGTTTCTAATGAAGATGCGGCGATTGCGATGAGTGAGGTTATCGGAGATCGAACGAAACGAATTTATTTAGCTCATTTAAGCCAAGATAACAACATGAAAGAATTAGCACGAATGTCTGTCAGTCAAACATTAAAAAGTCAAGGGATCGTTGTTGGAGAACAAGTGAACTTGTATGACACAGACCCGCTCATTCCAACGTCGTTAACGGCGGTCTAG
- a CDS encoding two-component system regulatory protein YycI, with the protein MDWNKIKTIFIITFLILDIYLIYQYFESRNANQYEIMTQTSFEEKLQADDIKYVDLPKEKIKAKYISATPKVFKNEELINLDEGEITIHDGTTLHVTLKEPIKINKFDSAELTTFVKGKIINGDQYKFWKKSETEKTNTYYQFYKDRLFYKNKKGRLTFFLNDENEIISYEQTLLVDIEEISGNEEIVPPLQAIETLYEQQKLKPKSKITKVELGYYTFVQLTGSQVLTPTWRFVINHDEDVFVNAFEGQIFQVNSDTTVLE; encoded by the coding sequence ATGGATTGGAATAAAATAAAAACGATTTTTATCATTACCTTTTTAATTTTAGACATCTATTTAATCTATCAATATTTTGAAAGTCGAAATGCCAATCAATATGAAATTATGACGCAAACATCTTTTGAAGAAAAATTGCAGGCTGATGACATTAAATATGTTGATTTGCCTAAAGAAAAAATAAAAGCAAAATACATTAGCGCAACGCCAAAAGTGTTTAAAAATGAGGAACTGATCAATTTGGATGAAGGCGAGATTACGATTCATGACGGAACAACGTTACATGTCACTTTAAAAGAACCCATCAAAATCAATAAATTTGACTCCGCCGAATTAACGACTTTTGTTAAGGGAAAGATCATTAACGGTGATCAATATAAATTTTGGAAAAAGAGTGAAACGGAAAAAACAAACACTTATTACCAGTTTTATAAAGACCGGCTATTTTATAAAAATAAAAAAGGACGCCTTACCTTTTTTTTAAATGATGAAAACGAAATTATTTCATATGAACAAACATTGTTAGTCGATATCGAAGAGATTAGTGGCAATGAAGAAATTGTTCCGCCATTACAGGCAATAGAGACACTTTACGAACAACAAAAGCTCAAACCGAAAAGTAAAATTACAAAAGTAGAGCTTGGATACTATACGTTTGTTCAATTAACAGGTTCACAAGTGTTAACACCGACTTGGCGTTTTGTGATCAATCATGATGAGGATGTATTTGTTAATGCTTTTGAAGGGCAAATATTTCAAGTAAATTCAGATACTACTGTACTGGAGTGA
- a CDS encoding YycH family regulatory protein — protein sequence MTYEKIKSIILALLVLASIFLTWSLWTYQPNYETMKKTNYIEEVSFGDKREIADIIKPEKVLYHKEESDFGTYDEGEIDKITTELSEWLFYKLKDISMSIKKEDFSELVHGAGKVEIVFPDLVPIDQYKHLLNFYDRKLPNFEFDRIVIDIENSQKEEGTVYFIAENKKKVYASDVSSSLIRGFERNFYRGADRHPQYMAYETENKTIFFPKEEPVLPQFKYVPEILEPELLKDALFTDPSFVQKTFLTSGEEFTDGSSMMTVSYENRLLSYVNPAEESDDPFTSSEIIQRSIKFVNEHGGWTDHYRFVDSSGQSVTFRLYVKGVPVFNDWGTSEIIQVWGKNQIYKYIRPYLTLDILLPAEVLDVTLPPGSKVIEHLEAIEGFNPASLDDLVPGYRMIKDAQQPRLIILEPSWYYRYNHTWERVSMEDLGGLKYGLE from the coding sequence ATCATTTTGGCGCTATTAGTTCTCGCCAGTATTTTTTTAACGTGGAGCCTTTGGACGTATCAGCCGAACTATGAAACAATGAAAAAGACAAATTATATTGAAGAAGTTTCCTTTGGCGATAAACGAGAAATTGCAGATATTATCAAACCAGAAAAGGTCCTTTACCATAAAGAAGAGTCAGACTTTGGAACATATGATGAAGGCGAGATTGATAAAATTACGACTGAATTATCAGAGTGGCTTTTCTATAAATTAAAGGATATTTCAATGTCTATTAAGAAAGAGGACTTTTCTGAATTAGTTCATGGCGCCGGAAAAGTTGAGATCGTTTTTCCTGATCTTGTCCCGATCGATCAATATAAACATCTACTTAACTTTTATGATCGCAAGCTACCGAATTTTGAGTTTGATCGAATTGTAATTGATATCGAAAATTCCCAAAAAGAAGAAGGGACTGTTTATTTCATTGCCGAAAACAAAAAAAAGGTCTATGCAAGTGATGTCAGTTCTTCTTTAATCAGAGGATTTGAAAGAAATTTTTATCGTGGAGCAGATAGACACCCGCAGTATATGGCATACGAAACCGAAAATAAAACGATTTTTTTTCCTAAAGAAGAACCAGTCCTGCCTCAATTTAAGTATGTACCTGAAATTCTTGAGCCGGAGTTATTAAAAGATGCGCTATTTACAGATCCAAGCTTTGTTCAGAAGACATTTTTAACATCAGGAGAAGAGTTTACTGATGGTTCAAGCATGATGACTGTTAGTTATGAAAATCGCTTGCTTTCCTATGTGAATCCAGCGGAAGAGAGTGATGATCCGTTCACTTCAAGTGAAATTATTCAACGAAGTATCAAGTTTGTGAATGAACACGGGGGATGGACTGATCATTATCGATTTGTTGATTCTAGTGGGCAGTCGGTTACTTTCAGATTATATGTAAAAGGTGTTCCTGTCTTTAATGATTGGGGGACGTCGGAAATTATTCAAGTATGGGGGAAAAATCAAATTTACAAGTACATTCGCCCGTACCTTACCCTTGATATTTTGCTTCCTGCTGAAGTGTTAGATGTAACATTGCCGCCGGGGAGTAAAGTAATTGAACATTTAGAAGCGATTGAAGGCTTCAATCCTGCCTCCTTAGATGACCTTGTACCCGGATATAGAATGATCAAGGACGCTCAACAGCCAAGATTAATCATTTTAGAACCATCATGGTATTACCGATACAATCATACTTGGGAGCGGGTCTCGATGGAAGATCTGGGAGGGTTGAAGTATGGATTGGAATAA